A single genomic interval of Amycolatopsis albispora harbors:
- a CDS encoding serine hydrolase domain-containing protein: MKNTSTTRSPRGFRKLAAPAVAVALLTGVAAPAVAAPERPELREAVQGFVDIGFAGIQVRVDDERGTWTGSAGVRKLGEPAKPPKNAMGRIGSNTKTFVATMVLQLVAEGRIGLDAPARDYLPEFALDRRITVRMLLQHTSGVFSHTGDYYNGQELPGLPSTGQDWVDNRFRTYQPAELVRYALAKPLLFTPGTDWNYSNTNYTLAALLVEKLSGRPFAEELRRRITGPLGLKGTVAPGARSVLPGPHSHGYYRYQHNGVTKTVDVTRQNPSLLFGAGDLVSTAEDLHTFFAALQGGKLLPASLLAEMRKPHPKVGYGLGVFVEDAGCGTTVFRHNGSTIGYGALMYSTPDGSRTLTALLTGGDRDVDVVNEYPRALSKLLKAEFCDQAAS; this comes from the coding sequence ATGAAGAACACTTCCACGACAAGATCGCCTCGAGGTTTCCGCAAGCTGGCCGCTCCGGCGGTGGCCGTCGCGCTGCTGACCGGGGTGGCCGCGCCGGCGGTGGCCGCGCCGGAACGTCCGGAGCTGCGGGAAGCCGTACAGGGCTTCGTCGACATCGGATTCGCCGGGATCCAGGTGCGGGTGGACGACGAGCGCGGCACCTGGACCGGCAGCGCCGGGGTGCGCAAGCTGGGCGAGCCGGCGAAACCTCCGAAGAACGCGATGGGCCGGATCGGCAGCAACACCAAGACCTTCGTCGCGACCATGGTGCTGCAACTGGTCGCCGAAGGCCGGATCGGGCTGGACGCCCCGGCGCGGGACTACCTGCCCGAGTTCGCCCTGGACCGGCGGATCACCGTGCGGATGCTGCTGCAGCACACCAGCGGGGTGTTCAGCCACACCGGCGACTACTACAACGGGCAGGAACTACCAGGCCTGCCTTCGACCGGGCAGGACTGGGTGGACAACCGGTTCCGCACCTACCAGCCCGCTGAACTGGTCCGGTACGCACTGGCCAAGCCGCTGCTGTTCACGCCCGGAACGGACTGGAACTACTCCAACACCAACTACACGCTGGCCGCGCTCCTGGTCGAAAAGCTCAGCGGCCGCCCGTTCGCCGAGGAACTGCGGCGACGGATCACCGGTCCGCTGGGGCTGAAGGGCACGGTGGCGCCGGGGGCCAGGTCCGTGCTCCCCGGACCGCACTCCCACGGCTACTACCGCTACCAGCACAACGGCGTGACGAAGACGGTCGACGTCACCCGCCAGAACCCGTCCCTGCTGTTCGGCGCCGGTGACCTGGTCTCGACCGCCGAGGACCTGCACACCTTCTTCGCCGCACTGCAGGGCGGGAAGCTCCTGCCCGCGTCACTGCTGGCCGAGATGCGGAAGCCGCACCCGAAGGTCGGCTACGGCCTCGGCGTGTTCGTGGAGGACGCGGGCTGCGGCACCACCGTCTTCCGGCACAACGGCAGCACCATCGGGTACGGGGCACTGATGTACAGCACACCCGACGGGAGCCGGACGCTGACCGCGTTGCTCACCGGCGGGGACCGCGACGTCGACGTGGTCAACGAGTACCCGCGGGCGCTGAGCAAGCTCCTCAAGGCGGAGTTCTGCGACCAGGCCGCGAGCTGA
- a CDS encoding MerR family transcriptional regulator, with protein sequence MAPSTTSAMLTGVTIGQAAAFAGVTVKTVRHYHRHGLLDEPPRDSSGYRRYGSADLLRLVQVRALAAAGVPLAEVGPLLDADAEQFTTGLVDVERRLTERIAELTARLDTLRRLADGDRLLLPGRALAILDRLTELGFSDDYVTGQREALVLSKALSPELFDLFLTQFEHRLDDPEFGDLTKRGWEARSWDPHDPRIDELAAALADNLLAKRELLEVPAGYEPGPDAATRYGLVNHHLEDQSSAAWTRLNALVEAKLRAAGVPIPHQ encoded by the coding sequence ATGGCTCCCTCGACCACCTCCGCCATGCTGACCGGCGTCACGATCGGTCAGGCGGCGGCCTTCGCCGGGGTGACGGTGAAAACCGTGCGGCACTACCACCGGCACGGGCTGCTCGACGAACCACCGCGCGACAGCTCCGGCTACCGGCGGTACGGCTCGGCCGACCTGCTGCGGCTGGTCCAGGTCAGGGCGCTGGCCGCGGCCGGGGTGCCGCTGGCCGAAGTCGGGCCGCTGCTCGACGCCGACGCCGAGCAGTTCACCACCGGGCTCGTCGACGTCGAGCGGCGCCTCACCGAGCGGATCGCCGAACTGACCGCCCGGCTCGACACCCTGCGCCGGCTCGCCGACGGCGACCGGCTCCTGCTCCCCGGCCGCGCGCTCGCGATCCTGGACCGGCTCACCGAACTGGGCTTCAGCGACGACTACGTGACCGGTCAGCGAGAAGCGCTGGTGCTGTCCAAGGCGCTGTCGCCGGAGTTGTTCGACCTGTTCCTGACCCAGTTCGAACACCGGCTCGACGATCCCGAGTTCGGCGACCTGACCAAACGCGGCTGGGAGGCGCGGTCCTGGGATCCGCACGATCCCCGGATCGACGAGCTGGCCGCCGCCCTGGCGGACAACCTGCTGGCCAAGCGCGAACTGCTGGAGGTACCGGCCGGCTACGAACCGGGGCCCGATGCCGCCACCCGGTACGGCCTGGTCAACCACCACCTCGAAGACCAGTCGTCGGCGGCGTGGACCCGCCTGAACGCGCTCGTCGAGGCGAAGCTGCGCGCCGCAGGCGTGCCCATCCCGCACCAGTGA
- a CDS encoding IS4 family transposase: MDLEVGGRLSLADQAAIGVLTRTFPVELVDRVIDQYWRREQRTRALPARLVFYFTLVLCLFPHESYRSAMAILMSVFGRGGRGYRVPTTGSIGDARRRLGAGPMETVARAVMKPVAQQETRGAWYREWLLTAVDGTTFTVPDTEDNEREFGRPGSGRGEGRTAYPQIQAACLVEVGTHAVFDARMDAYAAGEAMLIEEMFPSLRPGMLVLADRHVYSFRRWLAAAATGADLAWRVSANLGLLPAQRLGDGSFIAEITPPKSSGQRPFRLRAIEYTLPGSQEVYRLVTTVLDPVRAPAAELAAVYHQRWDIEGFFKQVKSVQLNEEKIFRSKSPEGVRQEFWAHLAVHYATMCVQVDAAGQALLDPDRLSHKNTVRVLRSRIWRPESFPPAPQ; this comes from the coding sequence GTGGATCTTGAGGTGGGTGGGCGGCTGAGCTTGGCCGATCAGGCCGCTATCGGTGTGCTGACCAGGACTTTTCCGGTTGAGCTGGTCGATCGGGTGATCGATCAGTATTGGCGGCGTGAGCAGCGGACGCGGGCGTTGCCGGCCAGGCTGGTCTTCTACTTCACGCTGGTGTTGTGCCTGTTCCCGCATGAGTCCTACCGCTCGGCGATGGCGATCCTGATGTCGGTGTTCGGTCGTGGCGGGCGGGGTTACCGGGTGCCCACGACCGGCTCGATCGGGGACGCCCGCCGCCGGCTGGGGGCGGGTCCGATGGAAACCGTGGCGCGGGCGGTGATGAAGCCCGTGGCGCAGCAGGAAACACGGGGTGCCTGGTATCGGGAGTGGTTGCTGACCGCGGTGGACGGGACCACCTTCACCGTGCCCGACACCGAAGACAACGAACGCGAGTTCGGCCGCCCGGGTTCCGGCCGTGGCGAGGGCAGAACGGCGTATCCGCAGATCCAGGCGGCGTGTCTGGTCGAGGTGGGCACGCATGCGGTCTTCGACGCCCGGATGGACGCCTATGCCGCCGGGGAGGCGATGCTGATCGAGGAGATGTTTCCCTCGCTGCGGCCGGGCATGCTGGTGCTGGCGGACCGGCACGTCTACTCGTTCCGGCGCTGGCTGGCGGCGGCGGCCACGGGTGCGGATCTGGCGTGGAGGGTGTCGGCGAACCTGGGGCTGCTGCCCGCGCAACGCCTGGGTGACGGGTCTTTCATCGCTGAGATCACCCCGCCGAAGTCCTCGGGGCAGCGGCCGTTCCGGCTTCGGGCGATCGAGTACACGCTGCCCGGTTCGCAGGAGGTCTACCGGTTGGTGACCACGGTCCTGGACCCGGTGCGGGCTCCCGCGGCAGAACTCGCCGCGGTCTATCACCAGCGCTGGGATATCGAGGGATTCTTCAAGCAGGTCAAGAGTGTCCAGCTTAACGAGGAGAAGATCTTCCGGTCGAAGTCGCCGGAGGGGGTGCGGCAGGAGTTCTGGGCGCATCTGGCGGTGCACTACGCCACGATGTGCGTGCAGGTGGACGCCGCCGGTCAGGCCCTGCTGGATCCTGACCGGCTCTCCCACAAGAACACCGTGCGTGTCCTCCGGTCCCGGATCTGGCGACCGGAGTCTTTTCCCCCTGCGCCACAATGA
- a CDS encoding MarR family winged helix-turn-helix transcriptional regulator, with protein sequence MKQQGLTAHELRAWRVSFQMLELLRTRIEQQLQASSGLSNADFTVLALLSEVPDGRMRVYELSRMANWEKSRMHHQLTRMCKRGLVARERCGSRGMEAVITAKGLTALTQAAPSHAQEVRRLVIDRLTREELDQFADIAATILENLQADQPPA encoded by the coding sequence ATGAAGCAGCAAGGATTGACCGCACACGAGCTCCGCGCATGGCGGGTCTCCTTCCAGATGCTGGAGCTGCTGCGGACACGCATCGAGCAGCAGCTCCAGGCCAGCAGCGGGCTGTCCAACGCCGACTTCACCGTGCTCGCGTTGCTGTCCGAGGTACCGGACGGGCGGATGCGCGTCTACGAGCTCAGCCGAATGGCCAACTGGGAGAAGAGCCGCATGCACCACCAGCTCACCCGGATGTGCAAGCGTGGCCTGGTCGCGCGGGAGCGGTGCGGCTCACGCGGCATGGAGGCGGTGATCACCGCGAAGGGGCTCACCGCACTCACGCAAGCCGCGCCCAGCCACGCCCAAGAGGTCCGCCGCCTGGTCATCGACCGCCTCACGCGTGAAGAACTCGACCAGTTCGCCGACATCGCCGCCACGATCCTGGAGAACCTGCAAGCAGACCAGCCACCGGCCTAG